Proteins encoded by one window of Pseudanabaenaceae cyanobacterium SKYG29:
- a CDS encoding DUF29 domain-containing protein codes for MNNCMHNADWDFYNWTQTQSQLLQQKHWDKLDWQGLIEVLEDMGRAERRELERRLEVLILHLLKWQYQPSLRSRSWQLTIREQRLRLQMLLEDSPSLKPYLSRCLAKVYRLAVIGAERETGLDKFPSECPYNLEKIMTEEFLPNN; via the coding sequence ATGAATAATTGTATGCATAATGCCGATTGGGATTTTTACAACTGGACACAAACCCAAAGTCAGCTCCTGCAGCAAAAGCACTGGGACAAGTTAGACTGGCAAGGACTGATAGAGGTGCTAGAAGACATGGGACGTGCAGAGAGACGGGAGTTGGAAAGGCGATTGGAAGTGTTAATTTTGCATCTCCTCAAATGGCAATACCAGCCTAGTCTACGTTCCCGGAGCTGGCAGCTGACCATACGGGAGCAACGTTTACGTTTACAGATGTTGTTGGAAGATAGTCCAAGTCTGAAGCCATACCTGAGTCGATGCCTGGCAAAAGTTTATCGTCTAGCAGTCATCGGTGCGGAGAGAGAAACAGGTTTAGACAAATTCCCTAGTGAATGTCCTTACAACTTGGAAAAGATTATGACAGAGGAGTTTTTGCCTAACAATTAG
- a CDS encoding FkbM family methyltransferase, translating to MRSPKLINNDLRVLLSWEPNPYQVPPIQLSSNQITLCTKFDQQVFKTFDTVTLHGITPTEPYDIHQFVREEVGYKEDFDLVIVTISGIARNLPYNVQEFGCPTVAIICDSHHGYLGPIRQLLTYLSLERYDYLVFPYCRQHIHWFYACGFDNVFWLPLITMTTVSHEFVETRMDKIAFVCGHPRFHPYRHRVMNYISKESLPIEIGSLNRLESAEKYSKYLASVHCSLNGDLALRNLEIVSAGGFLLTDKLSPQSGFEYLLKPKEDCDVYSSVSELVEKIRYYLNHPYEAIAMARNAYTKFFSYLHPNYRINELYSLIFNSSVSSPFLNNHDSRLLVSRQHYDLLEIRVTVYEQVQELHKLEDSITVLVGHDCPLIFAVDLVDLCRASIHIHKLDLSKKQALEELGISSQIDWIEDQDLSSVLWDIYIFKTPFQGVRSRFRINVAADSQTIYSDLDCLSRICLLPIQYKNQQSNLITYLRDEASLALIDQIFNKARYPILDFVGDVNTIVDIGAKIGLASAFFRANYPTAKIYSFEPDLAAFLLLQENARKLENCYTFPLELYSAEIVQGNVVSVDQAPDSNFKRADKFLREQGLENIDVLRIDREGCVEVLKNILSSGFTPKVVYAEFYSELDRRLIDQLLVSDYMLWQGLIESGNRGSLCYVRRELRN from the coding sequence ATGCGATCGCCCAAGCTAATCAACAACGACCTAAGAGTTTTGCTGAGTTGGGAACCTAACCCATATCAGGTACCTCCAATTCAACTGTCTTCGAATCAGATAACGCTATGCACTAAGTTTGATCAACAAGTTTTTAAGACATTTGATACAGTAACCCTTCATGGTATTACACCTACGGAGCCATACGATATACACCAGTTTGTTAGAGAGGAAGTAGGCTATAAGGAAGACTTTGACCTAGTGATAGTTACAATCTCTGGCATTGCAAGGAACTTACCTTATAATGTCCAAGAATTTGGATGCCCAACAGTAGCCATAATCTGTGACTCCCATCATGGATATCTTGGTCCAATAAGGCAACTTTTGACCTATCTTAGTTTGGAAAGGTATGATTATCTGGTATTCCCCTACTGCAGGCAACATATTCACTGGTTTTATGCTTGTGGATTCGACAACGTTTTCTGGTTACCACTCATCACAATGACTACTGTTAGCCATGAGTTTGTAGAAACAAGGATGGATAAGATAGCTTTCGTATGCGGTCACCCTAGATTTCATCCCTATCGACATAGGGTTATGAACTATATATCTAAAGAGTCACTTCCAATTGAAATTGGTTCACTCAATAGGCTTGAATCTGCTGAAAAATACTCTAAATATCTAGCCTCTGTTCATTGCAGCCTGAATGGTGACCTTGCCTTGCGAAATCTGGAGATTGTTTCAGCCGGCGGTTTTCTATTAACAGATAAGCTATCTCCACAGTCGGGGTTTGAATACTTACTTAAGCCAAAAGAGGATTGTGATGTCTACTCTTCAGTTAGTGAACTAGTAGAAAAAATTAGATACTACCTAAACCACCCCTATGAAGCTATTGCTATGGCAAGGAATGCATACACAAAGTTTTTTAGTTATTTACACCCAAACTACAGGATAAATGAGTTGTATAGTCTTATTTTTAATTCAAGTGTATCTAGCCCATTTTTAAATAATCATGACTCAAGGCTATTAGTTAGTAGACAACATTATGATTTGCTTGAGATTAGAGTTACAGTTTATGAGCAAGTTCAAGAGCTGCATAAGTTAGAGGACAGCATCACTGTACTAGTTGGTCATGACTGTCCACTCATATTTGCAGTAGACTTGGTTGACCTGTGCAGAGCAAGTATTCACATACACAAACTAGACTTATCCAAAAAACAAGCTCTGGAAGAACTTGGTATATCGTCTCAAATTGATTGGATAGAAGATCAGGATTTAAGTAGCGTTTTATGGGATATCTACATTTTCAAAACTCCTTTCCAGGGTGTAAGGTCGAGGTTTAGAATTAACGTGGCAGCTGATAGCCAGACGATTTATTCTGATCTAGATTGTTTAAGCAGAATATGCCTGTTGCCCATCCAGTACAAGAATCAGCAAAGTAACCTTATCACTTACCTTCGTGATGAAGCTAGTCTTGCCCTAATTGATCAAATCTTCAACAAAGCACGTTACCCAATTCTAGACTTTGTTGGGGATGTCAATACAATTGTTGATATTGGTGCTAAGATTGGCTTAGCAAGTGCATTTTTCAGAGCTAACTATCCCACAGCCAAAATATACAGCTTCGAACCTGATCTAGCTGCTTTTCTCCTACTGCAAGAAAACGCTAGAAAATTAGAGAACTGTTATACTTTCCCCTTGGAGCTTTACTCAGCTGAGATTGTGCAGGGGAATGTGGTTTCCGTAGATCAAGCACCTGATTCTAACTTTAAGCGGGCTGATAAGTTTCTTCGTGAGCAGGGACTGGAGAATATAGATGTACTTAGGATTGATAGGGAAGGTTGTGTTGAAGTACTAAAGAACATCTTGTCTAGTGGTTTTACACCTAAGGTGGTCTATGCAGAGTTTTACTCTGAGCTCGATCGGAGGCTAATTGACCAGCTTTTGGTTTCTGACTACATGTTGTGGCAGGGATTAATTGAGTCGGGAAACCGTGGTAGTTTGTGCTACGTGAGGAGGGAATTACGCAACTAA
- a CDS encoding NAD(P)H-dependent glycerol-3-phosphate dehydrogenase, with translation MNVTILGGGAWGSTLAELCQRQQHQVKVWTRSDDLARALAGADLIIVALSMKGVPEVADKVRTIGLPPHTILLSGTKGLELTTGRTPSQIWQTCLPTTPIVVLSGPNLATEIRQGLPAASVVASQDITVAQTVQKALSSRNFRLYTNPDPLGVELGGTLKNVIAIAVGVCDGLKLGANAKAALITRALPEIIRIGVDYGAKPETFWGLSGLGDLLATCNSALSRNYRVGLGLAHGQQLGDILSHLEGTAEGIYTAQVIAQKSHIYAPICKTVHRLLEAKITPCQAVEELLNRDLRSEFMH, from the coding sequence ATGAACGTCACGATTCTGGGGGGCGGGGCATGGGGGTCTACCCTCGCAGAACTATGCCAAAGACAACAACACCAGGTAAAGGTCTGGACCCGATCGGATGACTTGGCTAGGGCTTTAGCAGGGGCAGATTTGATAATAGTTGCTCTCTCCATGAAAGGAGTCCCTGAAGTAGCAGACAAAGTAAGAACGATCGGTCTCCCTCCCCATACTATCCTCCTCAGTGGCACAAAGGGACTGGAACTGACTACAGGACGCACTCCCAGTCAGATTTGGCAGACCTGTTTACCTACAACACCGATCGTTGTGCTTTCCGGCCCCAATTTAGCTACAGAAATTCGCCAGGGGTTACCCGCTGCTTCCGTAGTTGCCAGCCAGGATATAACAGTAGCTCAGACTGTTCAAAAAGCCCTCTCCAGTCGTAACTTTCGCCTCTACACTAATCCCGACCCCTTGGGAGTGGAATTGGGTGGCACCCTGAAAAACGTCATAGCGATCGCTGTGGGGGTTTGCGATGGATTGAAGTTGGGAGCTAATGCCAAAGCTGCCCTTATTACCAGAGCCTTGCCCGAAATCATCAGAATTGGAGTCGACTATGGTGCAAAACCTGAGACTTTTTGGGGACTGTCAGGATTGGGGGACTTACTAGCCACCTGCAATAGTGCTTTGAGCCGCAATTATCGCGTGGGGCTGGGTTTGGCGCATGGGCAGCAGTTAGGAGATATTCTTTCGCACTTGGAAGGAACAGCAGAAGGAATCTACACCGCTCAAGTAATTGCTCAGAAGAGCCATATCTACGCCCCCATTTGCAAGACAGTACATCGCCTATTAGAAGCAAAGATTACCCCCTGTCAAGCAGTTGAAGAACTATTGAATAGAGATTTACGATCGGAGTTTATGCACTGA
- the thyX gene encoding FAD-dependent thymidylate synthase, whose product MDSVRLIWITPEAERVIAYCARVSNPKNQDNPNTAKLLHYCARHKHWSIFEMASMCVEINTTRAIATQILRHKSFSFQQFSLRYAALGELGRTEAEELTVPEIRRQDPTNRQNSIDDLDQELKDWWHQEVVALYDRVQALYKTALEKGIAKECARGILPLSAMTRLYMAGTVRSWIHYLQVRANPASGTQKEHYDLACQIKAIFREQMPEIYRATLEDLEV is encoded by the coding sequence ATGGACAGTGTTAGACTGATTTGGATCACGCCAGAAGCAGAACGGGTGATCGCCTACTGTGCCAGAGTTTCTAACCCCAAAAATCAAGACAACCCCAATACCGCTAAGTTGTTGCACTACTGCGCCCGCCATAAACACTGGAGCATCTTTGAAATGGCTAGCATGTGCGTAGAAATCAACACCACCAGAGCGATCGCTACCCAAATTCTCCGTCATAAATCTTTCAGTTTTCAGCAATTTTCCCTGCGGTATGCAGCGCTCGGTGAGCTAGGTCGAACTGAAGCAGAAGAATTAACCGTCCCAGAGATTCGTCGCCAAGACCCCACTAATCGCCAGAACTCCATTGATGACCTCGACCAAGAACTAAAAGACTGGTGGCACCAAGAGGTAGTGGCACTTTACGATCGAGTGCAAGCCCTCTACAAAACGGCCCTAGAAAAAGGCATTGCCAAGGAGTGTGCTAGAGGCATTCTCCCGCTCTCCGCAATGACTCGGCTGTACATGGCAGGCACAGTCCGATCGTGGATACATTACTTACAAGTGCGGGCAAATCCAGCCAGTGGCACCCAGAAAGAACACTACGACCTTGCCTGTCAGATCAAAGCCATATTTAGGGAGCAAATGCCAGAAATTTATCGCGCCACCCTAGAGGATTTGGAGGTTTAG
- the hisD gene encoding histidinol dehydrogenase: MLRIITNLPDAEAELRRIANRLFDDQMSNREATVSEIVQRVRRQGDKALLEYTAQFDGVELTPSQLRVTGAEIDAAYQQLSPELARALHLAHDRIVKFHQQRVPQSWVTFEAKNVVLGKKYTPVDRAGIYIPGGKATYPSTVLMNAVPAVVAGVKEIIMVTPPGKGNTISPTILAAAQIAGVHQIYRVGGAQAIAALAYGTETIPKVDVITGPGNIYVTLAKKQVYGVVGIDSLAGPSEVLIIADETANPLFVCADLLAQAEHDTMAAAILLTTSHRLAQQVADEVSHQLKYHSRQELLEKSIVNNSVAIVTDSLTTAVELSNLFAPEHLELAVAEPWELVQSIRHAGAIFIGHYTPEAVGDYLAGPNHTLPTSGAARYASPLGVETFMKHSSLIEFSEEALREVGEAIAVLAEVEGLTSHRDSVQWRLQ, translated from the coding sequence ATGTTGCGAATCATCACTAATCTCCCAGATGCAGAGGCAGAACTAAGGCGGATTGCTAACCGTCTTTTCGATGACCAGATGAGTAACCGGGAAGCTACTGTCAGTGAAATTGTGCAACGGGTACGCCGCCAAGGGGATAAGGCTCTCTTGGAATATACCGCTCAGTTTGATGGGGTAGAACTGACGCCTAGCCAGCTGCGGGTCACGGGGGCAGAAATCGATGCCGCCTATCAACAACTCAGCCCTGAACTAGCCCGTGCCCTCCATCTTGCCCACGATCGGATTGTCAAATTCCACCAGCAACGCGTTCCCCAGAGTTGGGTGACCTTTGAAGCAAAGAATGTGGTCCTCGGCAAAAAATATACACCTGTCGATCGGGCGGGTATTTACATTCCTGGGGGCAAAGCTACCTATCCCAGTACGGTGTTGATGAATGCGGTGCCGGCGGTGGTGGCGGGGGTCAAGGAAATCATTATGGTTACACCTCCGGGCAAGGGCAACACTATTTCTCCCACAATTCTGGCAGCGGCCCAAATTGCCGGTGTGCATCAAATCTATCGGGTGGGGGGAGCGCAAGCGATCGCGGCTCTAGCCTACGGGACAGAGACAATCCCCAAGGTGGATGTAATTACTGGTCCAGGCAATATCTACGTCACTTTGGCAAAGAAACAAGTCTATGGGGTAGTGGGCATTGACTCCCTGGCTGGCCCTTCTGAAGTGCTAATTATTGCCGATGAGACTGCTAATCCCCTGTTTGTCTGTGCCGATTTGCTTGCCCAGGCAGAACACGACACTATGGCTGCTGCTATTTTGTTGACCACTTCCCATCGTCTCGCCCAGCAGGTAGCGGACGAAGTCAGCCATCAGCTCAAATACCATTCCCGTCAGGAATTACTGGAAAAATCGATCGTCAACAATAGTGTAGCGATCGTAACTGATAGTCTGACAACGGCAGTGGAGCTGTCTAACCTATTTGCGCCAGAGCATCTAGAGTTAGCTGTAGCTGAGCCCTGGGAGTTAGTGCAGTCCATTCGCCATGCGGGGGCAATTTTTATAGGGCACTACACGCCAGAAGCAGTAGGGGATTATTTAGCTGGTCCCAATCACACTTTGCCTACTAGTGGAGCAGCACGCTATGCCTCGCCCTTGGGAGTAGAAACCTTTATGAAGCACTCCAGTTTGATTGAATTCAGTGAGGAGGCGCTGCGGGAGGTAGGGGAAGCGATCGCTGTGTTGGCAGAGGTAGAGGGGCTAACTTCCCATCGAGATTCTGTGCAGTGGCGCTTGCAGTAG
- a CDS encoding ABC transporter permease, whose protein sequence is MKERGLLNFVVVRLGQGLLVILLVSFLSFLLLYASPGDCLADLQLNQSLSPEFIAAERARRGLDRPFVEQYGRWLFNLAQGNLGRTCKDNAPVFQLILQRAGNTLLFSLSALISTWLIAIPAGIWAAVNRDNFIDRFMQFISYLLQGFPAFIMVILLLIFAQTSGLFPVGGLRSLDYDDLNFLGKVVDIAYHLALPVTAAFLIGFAGLQRLMRGNLLDVLQEDYVRTARAKGLPETKVIYVHALRNAVNPLVTLLGFQLASLLSGSFITELLFGLPGLGQLLYEAVRQKDTNLAMAGFMLGAVMLVLGNLIADILLKLVDPRIKLDDRG, encoded by the coding sequence ATGAAGGAACGGGGACTATTAAATTTTGTAGTTGTACGGCTAGGCCAAGGATTACTAGTAATTCTCTTAGTCTCATTTTTGAGCTTTTTACTCCTCTATGCTTCCCCTGGGGATTGCCTAGCTGATTTGCAGTTAAATCAAAGTTTATCTCCCGAATTTATTGCCGCCGAAAGGGCACGTAGGGGTCTCGATCGTCCTTTTGTCGAACAGTATGGACGATGGCTGTTTAACTTGGCACAGGGCAATTTGGGTCGTACTTGTAAAGATAATGCCCCTGTTTTTCAACTCATCCTCCAGCGAGCGGGTAACACACTGTTATTTTCCCTCAGTGCCCTTATTTCTACCTGGTTAATTGCTATTCCTGCGGGGATTTGGGCAGCCGTAAATCGGGATAATTTTATCGATCGGTTTATGCAGTTCATTAGCTATCTGTTACAGGGGTTTCCTGCCTTCATTATGGTTATTCTGCTGTTAATTTTTGCCCAGACTAGTGGCTTATTTCCTGTAGGCGGCTTACGTAGTTTAGACTATGATGACCTCAACTTCTTGGGCAAAGTAGTTGATATTGCTTACCATCTAGCCCTACCAGTAACTGCAGCTTTCCTAATAGGTTTTGCTGGGTTACAGAGATTAATGCGGGGGAATTTATTAGACGTGCTACAGGAAGACTATGTCCGCACTGCCCGTGCTAAGGGACTACCAGAAACTAAGGTAATTTATGTCCATGCCCTCCGCAATGCTGTCAACCCTTTAGTGACACTGCTGGGATTTCAGTTGGCAAGTTTACTCAGTGGTTCCTTCATCACAGAATTGTTATTTGGGTTACCGGGATTGGGACAATTACTCTATGAAGCGGTGCGGCAAAAAGATACCAACTTAGCCATGGCGGGATTTATGCTAGGAGCAGTTATGCTGGTGTTGGGCAACTTGATCGCCGATATTCTACTGAAATTAGTCGATCCGCGCATCAAATTAGACGATCGGGGTTAG
- a CDS encoding fructosamine kinase family protein, whose product MWQEIIDHLSRLYGEKMPTPQTRLVGGGSINQTYKLQLGGYVFFVKLNAASKMSMLEAEAEALQEIARTQKIRVPTPIAWGTSQNYAYLVLEWIDLQGAKDWRALAENLAALHRVQAKQYGWHRSNTIGETPQINTWTGNWADFFWQHRILYQLKLADRKGFRSPVSWDKLQSRVYELLANHRTFPSLVHGDLWGGNYGFDPDGEPVIFDPAAYYGDREVDIAMTELFGGFAPEFYNYYQQAFPLEPGYQQRKTLYNLYHILNHFNLFGGSYQYQAQQMISRICQ is encoded by the coding sequence ATGTGGCAGGAAATTATTGACCATTTGAGTCGCCTATATGGGGAAAAGATGCCAACACCGCAGACGCGCTTAGTGGGGGGAGGGAGCATCAATCAGACTTACAAATTGCAACTGGGGGGCTATGTTTTTTTTGTGAAGTTGAATGCTGCCAGTAAGATGTCCATGTTGGAGGCAGAAGCAGAAGCCCTACAGGAAATTGCCCGTACCCAAAAAATTCGTGTACCTACCCCCATCGCTTGGGGCACTAGTCAGAATTATGCCTATTTGGTATTGGAGTGGATTGATCTACAGGGAGCAAAAGATTGGCGGGCCTTGGCGGAAAATTTGGCAGCCTTGCATCGCGTTCAGGCTAAACAATACGGTTGGCATCGATCGAATACTATTGGGGAGACTCCCCAAATCAATACTTGGACGGGTAACTGGGCGGATTTCTTTTGGCAACACCGTATTTTATATCAGCTGAAATTAGCCGATCGTAAAGGCTTTCGTTCCCCTGTCAGTTGGGATAAGTTACAGTCTCGGGTATATGAATTACTCGCTAATCATCGCACTTTTCCCTCTTTAGTGCATGGGGACTTGTGGGGAGGAAACTATGGCTTCGATCCAGATGGGGAGCCTGTGATTTTTGACCCTGCTGCCTACTACGGCGATCGGGAAGTGGATATTGCTATGACTGAGCTATTTGGTGGCTTTGCCCCTGAGTTTTATAACTACTATCAACAGGCATTTCCCCTAGAACCAGGCTACCAACAGCGCAAAACCCTCTACAATCTCTACCACATCTTAAATCACTTTAACTTGTTTGGTGGTAGCTATCAGTATCAAGCGCAGCAAATGATCAGTAGGATTTGTCAGTAG
- a CDS encoding HAD family hydrolase, which produces MFAKSSRDAVDERSRGAVFLDRDGVINEERGYIRDIDELVLLPGAAQAIKMLNNRGIFCCLVSNQSGAARGYYPLSHIEALHQRLQELLYQEAEAFLNHIYYCPSLSPEEGGVVPELTYYSTWRKPNTGMLVAAAWAHNLDLSRSVVIGDKATDIDMAHNAGCKGVLVTTGYGREVLAGTYQHPVQPDYIAKDILDAVRWVISNCEF; this is translated from the coding sequence ATGTTTGCTAAGTCCAGCAGAGACGCAGTTGATGAGCGCAGTCGAGGAGCGGTATTTCTCGATCGGGATGGTGTCATTAATGAAGAGAGGGGCTATATCAGGGATATTGATGAATTAGTGTTGCTACCAGGGGCAGCCCAGGCAATCAAGATGTTGAACAATCGAGGGATATTCTGTTGTCTGGTGTCTAATCAGTCGGGGGCAGCTAGGGGTTACTATCCCCTCTCCCACATTGAGGCACTGCATCAACGATTGCAGGAATTACTCTACCAAGAAGCCGAGGCCTTTCTCAATCACATCTACTATTGCCCCAGTCTCAGCCCTGAGGAAGGGGGAGTCGTCCCCGAATTGACCTACTATTCCACCTGGCGCAAACCCAACACAGGCATGCTCGTAGCAGCTGCTTGGGCACATAACTTGGACTTATCCCGATCGGTGGTCATTGGTGATAAAGCCACGGATATTGACATGGCCCATAACGCGGGCTGCAAGGGAGTTTTGGTGACTACAGGCTACGGCAGAGAGGTTTTAGCTGGTACGTACCAACACCCCGTCCAACCGGACTACATTGCCAAAGATATACTAGATGCTGTGCGGTGGGTCATTAGCAATTGTGAGTTCTAG
- a CDS encoding AMP-binding protein — MKRPIDHSQAQNLWQVLQKVATVYPDIPALVNHHPPYPVQMTYREMVAEIRRFGAGLRQLGVKAGAHVALFADNSPRWFIADQGVLAIGAVDVTRSSQADKQELLFILQNSDSVALIVEDLKTLRKLQPQLDDYHLSPIILLSDEEGYSNYKTVIEMGKEGDLGDEQPDRSSLATLIYTSGTSGYPKGVMLTHGNFLYEITAALDVVHPQPGYRVLSILPTWHSYERTFEYFILSQGCTQIYTSIRTFKEDIKKHKPHYMVAVPRLWESVYEGIQKNLKTNKKRRLIEWFLAVSHKYIYAQRTRDGLNLRNLNPSVIDRVLATITSFVLLPVHLLADRLVYRKIREATGGEVRFFVSGGGSIADHLEDFFEVIGIEILGGYGLTETSPITHVRRKHRNLRGADGQPLPQTETRIVDPETKKDLPFYQQGLILIRGPQVMQGYYKNPEATQKVIDAEGWFNTGDLGWMTPQGDLVITGRAKDTIVLTNGENIEPQPIEDACLRSPYIDQIMLVGQDQKHLGALIVPNFDRLAQDGYIPADRQPQELIEHMRNDTRIIDLFRTELNREVKNRPGYRPDDRIVVFHLLAEPFSIEQGTMTQTLKIKRNVVMEKYKDVIDRMYAS, encoded by the coding sequence ATGAAAAGACCGATCGATCACAGCCAAGCCCAAAATCTCTGGCAAGTTCTGCAAAAGGTAGCTACTGTTTATCCTGATATCCCCGCCTTGGTGAACCACCATCCGCCCTATCCTGTACAGATGACCTACAGGGAAATGGTGGCAGAAATTAGGAGGTTTGGGGCAGGTTTACGACAGCTAGGGGTTAAAGCCGGTGCCCATGTGGCTCTATTTGCTGACAATTCTCCCCGGTGGTTTATTGCCGACCAGGGTGTTTTAGCGATCGGGGCTGTGGATGTCACCCGTAGTTCCCAGGCAGATAAACAGGAGTTGTTATTCATTCTGCAAAACAGTGATAGTGTGGCTCTGATTGTAGAAGACCTAAAAACCCTGCGCAAACTGCAACCGCAACTAGATGATTACCATCTCTCTCCCATCATTTTGTTATCTGATGAAGAGGGATATTCGAACTACAAGACAGTGATTGAAATGGGTAAAGAGGGAGATTTGGGGGATGAACAACCCGATCGTTCTAGCCTGGCGACTCTGATTTATACCTCTGGTACGAGTGGTTATCCTAAGGGAGTGATGTTGACCCACGGCAACTTTCTCTATGAAATTACAGCTGCTTTAGATGTTGTCCATCCCCAGCCAGGTTATCGGGTATTAAGCATTCTGCCCACCTGGCATTCCTACGAGCGCACATTCGAGTATTTTATTCTTTCCCAGGGGTGCACCCAAATCTATACCAGCATTCGCACCTTCAAAGAAGACATCAAAAAGCATAAACCCCACTACATGGTGGCTGTACCGCGCCTATGGGAATCTGTCTACGAGGGCATTCAGAAGAATCTCAAAACGAACAAGAAGCGCCGACTGATCGAATGGTTTTTAGCTGTCAGCCACAAATACATCTACGCCCAACGCACTAGAGATGGTCTCAATTTACGTAATCTCAATCCCTCTGTTATCGATCGGGTTCTCGCTACTATTACTTCTTTTGTTCTGTTACCGGTGCATCTGTTAGCCGATCGGCTAGTCTATCGCAAAATTAGGGAAGCTACGGGGGGTGAAGTGCGGTTCTTTGTCAGTGGGGGTGGTTCGATCGCTGACCATTTAGAAGACTTCTTTGAAGTGATTGGCATTGAGATTTTGGGAGGCTACGGCTTGACCGAAACTTCTCCCATTACCCATGTCAGACGAAAACACCGCAATCTACGGGGTGCTGATGGTCAGCCCCTACCCCAAACAGAAACCCGCATTGTCGATCCCGAAACAAAGAAGGACTTGCCCTTCTATCAACAAGGATTGATTCTCATTCGCGGTCCCCAGGTCATGCAGGGTTACTACAAAAATCCTGAAGCAACCCAGAAAGTGATTGATGCAGAAGGCTGGTTTAACACAGGGGATTTGGGTTGGATGACTCCCCAGGGTGACCTAGTTATTACTGGTAGGGCAAAAGACACGATCGTTTTAACCAACGGCGAAAACATTGAACCACAACCCATTGAAGATGCTTGTTTGCGCAGTCCGTACATCGATCAGATTATGTTAGTTGGTCAAGACCAAAAACATTTGGGAGCATTGATTGTGCCCAACTTCGATCGTTTAGCCCAAGATGGCTACATCCCTGCTGACCGCCAACCCCAGGAACTCATAGAGCATATGCGCAATGACACTAGGATCATTGACTTATTCCGTACAGAACTAAACCGAGAGGTGAAAAATCGACCTGGTTATCGACCAGACGATCGGATTGTGGTCTTTCACTTGTTGGCAGAACCTTTCTCCATTGAACAGGGGACAATGACCCAAACTCTGAAAATCAAACGCAATGTAGTGATGGAGAAGTATAAAGATGTCATCGATCGGATGTACGCCAGCTAA